TGGAGAAAGAGGACTGAGTTCAGCCTTAAAGAACAGCAGGGTAACTAAACAGAGAGACAAGCTGGGGGAGTGGGAATTGTCCCGGACAGACCCTTAGAGGGCAGCAGGTGGAGGACAGCCCAGCTGGTTTAACTGGTTACTTTTTTAGGGGTTGGGGAGCTAGTGAAGGGGGATAACCAGTGCACACGACAGAACTTGAGGAAGGTGAACCTCCCATCTGTGGCACCCATCGGGTAGAGAGAAAGCCATCCAGAAGGAACAGGTGGGAGAAGACTGTGTAGCCCGCTGAAGGTGGGTTGGCCGTGCATGCAGGTGAGGGCTGCTGCCGCCACTTCTAGCTCATATTCAGGTCAGTTATGGGATAATGGGACCTGAAGCTAGAAACTAGAAGCCTGGCACTTCATGAAGAACCAGCAGGACTGCACTCTTATACACACTGCCATCGCTCCACCTGCCAGGTCTTGCTTCCTCTTCCTATCACTGTAATGACACGGGAAAGAATGTGGACATCTTTCATGATAGTTGGCTTTTGCTCCCTGGGTGCTCATCTCCTCCTTTCTCAATAGTTCAGGGTGGGGCTGGTGAGAGAGGGCTGACAACAGGACCCTTCCTACAAAAGtcggagaaaaaaaaatctcctgtgtTTCAGTGGCTGTGACTGGGTCACATGTCCATcctggaatcccacatcggatcCTGGGACACACCAGGCTTGACTTGGTTGAAGTACCAGGACATGAGGGGTGGGGCTTGTTTGTTGAGGATGGTAAAGGGATTGTTCTAGAAAGACAGGTGAATGCTGGTTAGCAGAAGCAATGGATGGTAAGTAGGAGAGGTCAGCTCTGGAATTTCTACCCATTGAAACTACAGATACAGCATCCCCACTGCCCGCAGCATCCATAGGTTGCTTTATCCTGCCTGCCTCCACTTCCAAAGGAGAAATGGTTGATCTGTGATGGAATTAGCCCAGTCTGAAGGAAATTGTTTTCTGGGCTCTAGAGTTGGATAGGTTTATAGATGTAAATTATcctaaattgggatccctgggtggcgcagcggtttggcgcctgcctttggcccagggcgcgatcctggagacccgggatcgaatcccacgtcgggctcccggtgcatggagcctgcttctccctctgcctgtgtctctgcctctctctctctctctctgtatgactatcataaataaaaaataaaaaaaaaaattatcctaaacTATTAGAACTGCTCCAGTGTTGTTGAGAATAGGTGACATCACCAGCTCAAATGCTGCTTTCAACTGCAAACAAAACCTGCAGGTTTCCGCCAGGGGTTTCAGATGGAACCCAGCAACCTAATACATTACAACAGTTTATGGCATTAATTGAAACTAATTGAAATTCATCTGCTATTACCTCTGTACTttccatgaaaatgaaaagtaagatgaaagtaaagtaaaaaaaataaataaataaaacgccCCTAATGGCCCAAAATGGatcaattattttcatctttagctAAATACAGTTTACTGCCTTATTAAAAGCATGTTTGTTAGGAAAAGTATAACATTAAAATTCCAGTGCATGAATCACCGAGCAAAGGCTTTGTTATGTTATATTGAATATAGTCTTCCCTTTTTATTTGGCAGAGCAAAATGAGACAGGTCAGGCTTGGGTCATGGAAATCTTATGCTTtgactaataaaaaataaaaacattctctcATCTATTTATAGacattatatgttttttaaatgaatgtttatttcataatttactaATATTCTATGatatctattttaaattctttcattatCTAGTTATTTGCTAAAGTTAATTATATAGATTAAATGCCAATTAGAAATATGTTACATGTCCATTTGCAAATATAGTGTAGTTGTATTAGCACTCTGAAACCAGACTCGGCAGGTCTGAGTTCTGCTGAACCAcctacttgctgtgtgacctggagctAGATCCTTAGCCAATCTGTCCTTGGTTTTCTGGAGAGCATAGTAAAACATATCTCTTGGGCCTGTTCTGAGGATGAATGAGGTCATAGATAATTACTCTATGTCTCTTTTgaagtggaaaaaaggaaatataattcttcattaaaatccaatggaatatataaatatacatagacataattaaaatacataaattataaaatatagcatatagtttttgttttatctggTCTTAAACATATACTAACTAGGAAGAAAAATTCATATTAATATCAATGTGCATAAATTTTGGATTGATTTCTTCTACAGACTGCATCATACATTGAGGTGTGATTTCATGGCCAGACTACCAAATCCAGAaatcccttccttttcttcatttcactAGATGGTTTTCATCCTGGAGAATCCTTCATCTTTAGAGTATTGAGCATGATAGTGAAATACATACTTTCTAGGGGGTTAAAATTAAAGCACtcaattcaaaagaataaaatacttttttagcatctactaaaaaattatttaaaaggttGTTCCATCACTCTTAGAGCaaatccatatttaaaaatttgaaaccatattttgttttttgaacttAACAGGGAGGTCACCTTAAGCATTTCATTTCTCTAAAGCCatggtacttttatttatttttaaatattttatttatttattcatgagagacacagagagataggcagagggagaagcaggctccatgtagggagcccaatgtgggacttgatcccgggactccaggatcacaccctgggccaaaggcaggtgctaaactgctgagccacccaggtgtcctggtacTTTCAAATAATAGtgaattttgggggtgcctggctggctcagttggtttagtgtccaactcttgatttcagctcaggtcatgatctcatcatcgtgagactgagccccacatcaagccccacactaggctcagagctcagcggggaggctgcttaagattctctccttctctctctgctcctccctgctctgcacagtctctcaaataaataaatcttttaaaaaataaatagatattagtAAATTTTGTAGCCTCTGAAACTTATTTATCTCCTCCAGGAACTGGGATGATGGAACTGGCCTCATTTCCCCTCTGATTAAGATAAATTGAAGAACCTCCTAAATCTGGGTGCATTATGATAGTTGAAATGTTAGAGGGTCTTTGCCTTACTTTGGTGGTCACAATCAAAGTTGTTAGTGTTTTCACTTATATCTTCAAAGAGCATGTATCAAAAAGCAAGAAGATCACCTTTCCATTTCTGCcaacattttaaatgacaaatcTTAGTGCTTTTTTGATCTGAGATGGAGAATTGACAGCTTGCAGAGGGTGATTTGAGATCTCACTGCCCCCCCCTTTCTCCCCAGTTGGGCTGTCAGCACTGAAACCCCTCTCTCCTGTTGGCAGCTGCCTTGCCCATTTCACCAGGAGGGTTGCTGCAGGTTAGCCATGAGGGAATGAGTGAGTGCTCTCCTTGCCAACCTTCATTTCTGGAGCTTTCATATGGTCCTCTCTGTAATGATGCCCTCCTTGTGATCTGCTTCCCATTTCAGATCTGTAATCTTAGTAATGCATAATTTATTCCCTAAAAGGAGCAACCAAGATTGGCCTCCCATAAAAACTGCTCTGATTGTATTCTATTACCCTTTATTGAAAATTCACCTAGACTGCTCTGATCATCAGTTACCATTTGCCATTTCAAAGCAGGGCAGCCCACTGTGGTACCTCTGTCACCTATCCGATCAAGTGCAAAAACAGGTCATTTCTTATCCTTAGATTAACTGAGCTTTGGAGAAGACAGTGCCGAGATTTTCTAGCATAAAACTGATAAGCAGGGGAAGTCCCCAGCTTTCCCACTCCATTTGCATCATCTATGCGtagaaaagtcaaaagaatatatatgatatCCCAGTTATGTGAAGGAGGGCCCTGCAATGTGTTACCCTCCTTATAACCATTTGCAGAGACTCCATGAGTCATACAGAACCTACATCATGGAAATATGCCGATTAAAGTAAATCTTTGGCTAACTGAAGTTGTCTGGCGTTAAAAGCATGCCATACATGAATATGTATCAGGGGTCCCACATAACCGGGGGCTGGCTCACCCTTTCTGTTCAGTTGTCAGGGTGTTCAGCACCCACAGAATCCCATCTACCGTATCCTATCTCATACATTCTGGCTATGATAAAGCTGTCAGACCCAATATCTCCCTGAGGCAAAGCCCTTTCTTCTGTTACAATTCATGGCTGAGTTCACCCATCCTCTCCCCTCAGCCTGGAAACCACTTTGTTTCACCTACTTTTAAACTCTCTTCTCACCTACCCAGCGATTGAAGAAATCTGTATCTCCAAGGCTTTCTCTGttcttctgtctctctgccccctctgttttctctctacatttcatttttccccatcttctttctttgatttagCTAAAAATTGACCCAACTGTCACAACATGATAGTTATACAAGGGTTAACTTTCTCATAAATCATTCTCATTTCCTTGGGTTTAAGCGCATACCAATATGGCAGAAGTATTACTTCATGCCATTGTGTGGTAGGCACACACAATTTTGGTTACATTTAGGATTAGGTAGGATTTTGTGGGCCTTAATTGGAAACCTAATAACCAAATCTAACATTGTGAAGGGGAACATGCTTCTGTCATAAAAATCTCAGGTGTACAGCTTATCTTGTGGTTGGATGAAGTAGTGCCAACATTATAGTGAATACCAAGTAGAAATAGTAGGAAAATCTGGCCACAAAAATTAAAGCCCAATTAACTTACGGTCAACTGTATGATAAAACCTCAAACATTCATCTATGTGTGCAGTCAGGAAACATTTTATTACACCCATAGTAGCCTAGGTACTATGCAAGGCTCCAGGGATAACATGGCAGGCAGGGCAAACTTGAAGTCATCTCATAGATAATCTTAGGCATGTAGACAGGGATGTGATGAAGGCAGGGAAGGAAAGGTAGAGACAAGACTACCATGGGCGTCCTCGGCTTCACCTGACTGGAGGCTGGAATGTCTGCTTAGATCAAGGCAAAACCACAGGCTGTAGTAAGGTCTTGACCCAAGGGCTTCGAAAGTACTTGTTCTATCCCATCTGTGCTAGAAAATTACTTTGACAAATATAAGTAACCATATTTTTGTGTCTAGGTTGTTTTGTCCTGAAATAAATTAACAATCAAAATCTTTGTCTACTAGTTTTATTCTGGGGGAGGCCCCAAAATATAAGACTTTGCTTAGCCTATGAATGATTTCCATGGTTATCTTTTTGCTGTTAGCTtatcaaaaaattatttgccGAGTGTGAGGAAAAAGGCCCGGCCCACGTCATGTGCGAGGAGGACCCAGGCTGGCCCACAGGCGGTCTGGGGCCGGGTCTGGCCTGTGGGGTGTGTGAAGACAAGGGCCCCTTGGGGCCCAGCAGAGGGCTAGCTCAGGGGAGGGGCCTTGTCCTGCCGGGCCGATGCAAGAGGACTGGGGCTCCAGCCCCACGCCGCTGCGATGGCCCAGCAGCAGATGACCAGCTCGCAGAAGGCCCTGATGCTCGAGCTGAAATCCCTGCAGGAGGAGCCAGTGGAGGGCTTCCAGATCACCCTGGTGGATGAGTCTGACCTCTACAACTGGGAGGTTGCCATCTTCAGACCCCCCAACACCCTCTACGAAGGCAGCTACTTCAAGGCACACATTAAATTTCCTATTGACTATCCATATTCACCACCTACCTTCAGATTCTTGACCAAAATGTGGCACCCCAACATTTATGAGAATGGAGATGTATGTATGCATTTCGATTCTTCATCTGCCTGTAGATGACCCACAGAGTGGAGAACTGCCCTCTGAAAGGTGGAATCCTACTCAGAATGTCAGGACTATTCTGTTAAATGTAATCTCATTGCTCAATGAGCCCAACACCTTCTCCCCAGCCAATGTGGATGCTTCGGTTATGTTCAGGAAATGGAGGGACAgtaaaggaaaagacaaagaatatgCTGAAATCATTAGGAAACAGGTTTCAGCCACTAAAGCCGAAGCAGAAAAAGATGGAGTGAAGGTCCCCACTACCCTGGTGGAATACTGCATCAAAACTAAAGTGCCTTCCAATGACAACAGCTCAGATTTGCTTTATGACAACTTGTACGAGGGTGACATCGATGATGAAGATGAGGAGGAAGATGCCGACtgctatgatgatgatgattctgGGAATGAGGAGTCCTTCAGTGCCCCGTACTGCCCTGCCGACTCAGGCCAAAGGGAGGGGAGCAAGTGGGGCCTAGTGGTGGCCCCTCAGCAAAAAACCTATCACCGGGGGTGGGAAAAACAAACATGGCTCCTGCTGACTCCCCTTATGGATCTCGGTTTGCTTCTTTTTATGGACCTCTTAATGGAGAGAAAGTAATCCTCCACAGAATGTCTGAATTCTTGCATTCTTTATCCTTCCATcactgtattgattttttttttccttctttaaacccAAACTCTTGCCTCACTTCGTCTCTACAGAGCATTCACAGCAAAACACGCTTGGTCTGTTTTTAGATTCTTGAAGAATTAAATAGTCTTTCATCGAGACATTTAATGTGTTTAAAGCTGGGAACTCATTTTCCAATGAGTTCACAAATGCTGCATATGCTGAGtagcaaaagaaaatggaaaaaaaaatatataaaacccccacaaaacaaacattttaaaaaaaatttgccaagGTTTAGCTGCTCATTTACATTAGTGTGTGTGCATTCAATCAGCCCCATGGTggtgaattttatttcctttcccttcttaaGGCTGGGATACAGTGGGCGTCAGGGACTTTGTGCTATAAGCCTGATAAAATGTATTCTCTAAGGGCACAGAGCCCCTTCAGCCTCCAGGAAATCATCCTAACACAGGGGGCCTCAGCTACTCTAAGGAGAAAagatcagattttgttttttgaaatcgATTGGGATCTAAAGcctgaaataaatattcatactttacatagaaaaaaaaattatttgccagGCATTTGAATGAAGCCACTGTTATTGGTAACAGCTCcaaatgttattgtttttcttgtttgagTACAATTGACacacaaaatgttacattagtttcagggttACAACATAGAGATTCACAACTCTATACCTTATGCTATTATTACTGATGATGATGAAAGTAATAATGCAATAATAGATGGTGTAGCAAAGTGCCTGGCTTTGTGCCTGGTGTGTAGGAGTCACAAGATAAACATGAGTGGATTCTAAAAATTCTTTACAAAGTAGAGTGAAAAATGATATAGAAAGATCTCACAATTGTACAAATATCATGGAAAGAATAATCCCCCTGAGAgtgcaaatatttaaagattttactttttaaagtaatctctaaaccTAATGTGatgctcaaacccacaaccctgagaacaagatTTGTGTACTCtgctgactgagtcagccaggtaccccaaaagtGCAAGCATTTGAAAGGCAAGAGATGGAACTGGCAAAGCTGACTCTGTCACATGGGGTTTTGTTATATTTGTGAAGGGATGTGGTTTGACctgtgatgtatttttatttatgttgtacaaaattatattaaaatgagaCTCTACTATATTCTGTGGGTATTGAGaggaatatatgtaaataatctTATAAAACACGTTTCAATGAAAACTTTTAGATGGCATTACATAAGCATTTATTTACTATGAGCAGTATGACTGTAATAGTTTGGACTATTGTTTAGCAAATATCCACACCCTTTCCCCTCCTACAGTGGGCAGAGTATGCACCTCACTCCTTTGATCGTGTGgatggccatgtgacttgctttgctCAGTGGAATGTTAGTGGACCCACTGCAAGGAGAGGCTTGAAAAGTGAGACGTTGCTCTTGCCTTCCTGTCCTCCTGCACCTCTCCATAAATAGAACGTGCCTCAGGTATCTCTTGGTCCAAGGAGGATGCAAGATACATGGTGCAAACCTGATACCAACCACAATGTGGAGCTGGTTGGGCTGACGTCAGCCAGCCTGCAGATGTGCAAGTGAAAAACATTGTCTTCTTCAGCTGCTTACAATCTGTGGGCAACCCTTGCTAGACAGTATCCAGCAACATTGCATGGCCCTGGGTCCCCTGAGCCTATAATGAAAAGAGCCCATCTCACAGTATAGTTACTAAAACCTAACATAAAGAgactgaaaaaatattcaaatctgaATTGTGTGGAGGCCTAAACACTCAAAtttgtttctctgaaaatgaATGTTGTTTTGACATGCTTATTTTAAAAGGGCAGAAGACCTCGAACTTTTGACAGTTTCAGGTTCAAGTTTTGGCTTTCCTGGCAGGCTGATTCTTTGTTGTGCCAGACAGCTAATATTCATGTTTCACAGCAGGTGGAAGCCTCAATAATTTAAGCAAAATGTTGGCTCTTTCAGCCAAGGAAAATGCAGCCCACCTAGGAATGTTGCATTAGAGCATCTGAATAGAAGGAATCATAGCCACAAAATTAGAGGATCTAAgtgaagacaggaagaaaggacCCCACTCCCTGGCTTCGATGCCTTCTTGTCATTCCGTGTTTGAGCACAGGCAGTATGGGAGAACTTTCTAGATAGATGCTGTTACCCTCAAAGAAGCAATCTGAAAGTTATCCTAGTTCCTTCTTTTCTCTAAGCAAGTAAGACAAGCCATTACATTCTTTCAGTTTTGGATGGAAATagatttttgcatcttttatcCAACCAAATTGCATAAATACACTTACCATTTATTTTGCCTTGTAAAATTTATCTTAATACGatttcataaatgaagaaaaaaagattttcaatgaATTATTTTGTCGTAAAATTGTTACATGTTGCCCGACAAGTGAGTCTACAGCAGTTCCTttgtaaaaaggtaaaaatgcCAATTCAAAATAGCATATACATAGCATGTAATACATTTCACTCATTTGATAGTTTGATCTTAAAACTGATGAAATTAGTGGAATAACATATGTAATTACCtctgtagtattttttaaaatataaatatgtagttTAGATTGTTACCATCTAAATGCTCTTACAGGGGAAATTTTTCAAGATTATGTTGCGATTTCATTCTTATGACTGAAAGAACACCCTGCAGTCCCTTTTGCCTAGTCTTGACACCTTACTTCTAAAAATCAGATTATGAATCTTCATAAAATTATCCTTTGAAAGGTAGAATGTTCTAGTCTTTAGTTCTCAAAAAGGGAAGGAGTTCTTTGAAATCAACCCAGTTCAacacttaaatacttaaaatatctgTACCATCTTTCTAGATGCTGTTACCCTCAAAGAAGCAATCTGAAAGTTATCCTAGTTCCTTCTTTTCTCTAAGCAAGTAAGACAAGCCATTACATTCTTTCAGTGGGAAAGGCTGATTCTTTGAGGCTATGACTATGTGGgtttgttggtgtttttttttttaaaccagtgtcCTTTTTCATCACTTAGGAAAAATTTGCAAATACTGCAaactttagtaattttttttccttaataagtGTAGTGACTAGGGAACCGAaacaagataaaatgttttattccagATGGTTCCATTGAGCATAATTTCAACTTTCAAATTACAGGCCCGTAGATGAATGTCCTATTTCTGTATTAAAAGTACTTGACTTACTTTGTGGGATGTTTTGTGCCAATTCTTTACTAAATTATCTTTTGGTCATCGTTGCTAGGTAACACCGCTGGCTTCCAGCAGCTGAAAGGAGGAGGAGGTTATAGGGAACAATTTGGCATTATTAGCATTTGACTAAGAaggttgttgggttttgtttgtttgtttgtttgtttttcaacctTGTATCTCAGCATTTACCCCCTGTTCCAGGGAATATAATTGTCTATGGGAATACAATTGACACTTACACCACAGTGGAGACACTCTTAAACGTCGGTGTGAGGGGCTCCTACATCCACCTGGTACAGCCCCCGCCCACTTCCACCGTCACCTGCATCAACAACTACTCAGTGGAAAGCACAGTGGAGGACGCGCTCAGAGCCCTGGGGGTGACCATCCACCAAGACGCGCTCCTGGCTCAGTGGAACGACGGCAGGTACCCGGACCCCATTCAGAGCGCTTGCTTCACCACGCCCACCAAGCCTTTCAGACTCACCTGCCGCGTAAGTCAGTCCCCAGGAGCTTCACTCCCACTTGTGGAGAGCAATCACCTGCTCCCTGCTCACctgccctgctcacctccccaGGGACTTCGGGTCTGAGAGCTGGCGGCAGGGGGATTTCTAGCTACAGGTTTTGGCTCTTGTTTTCTACCAGTTCAGGGGACCTATTGCTGAGGGACAAGCCACCCCAAACTTAGCAGCCTAAAACatgaatgatttatttattcattattttatctccGGTCCTAGGGTTTTGAAGGGGCCCAGCCGGGTAGTTCTCACTTGAGGTCCCTTATGGGGCTGAAGTCAGACTGTGGGTGGAGCTGGAGTCTTCATCCCCATGTCTGGCTTTTGATGCTAGATCAGCTGCAGCTGAGATTTTGTCCAGAACACTTCATCTTGGCAGGGTGACCCAGTTCTAAGAgtgagggggaaagagaggaagagtgagagagagactgtATCACCTGCCTATATCCAAGGGGAAGAGAAATAGACCCTGCCTGTCCCTGGAAGGAGTGTCAAAGGTTTGATGAGCACTAACGTTGACAGAGTCCTCGCCATGCTGCAGGCACCATGCTGCATGCTCGCAGTACAGGGTCACCTGTAACAACAGCTCTGTAAAGGAgagcatccccattttacagatgagaatgcTCTAACTCCAAATCAGTGGTATTCTGGGCTCTCAACCCAGTTCAGAAGTGCCCTAAAGTCTGTGCTGCTGCTGTTAACTTTCTAAGACTCTGGAAACAGCAATAGGGGTTCCTTCCCCATGGAATAGAGACTTGGAagacctctctttctctcactttccctctctctcctatctatcatctatctatgtgttatctctctctctatataaagatatatatatatatatatatttggagaaaAGAACTTTTCTCTCCGGTTATATAATAGCTTGACTTACAACCTGTGCCCTCAGATTTGCCAGTTCAGGAGATGAGCAGAAACCAGCAGTGGATGAGAGAGGGATGGGGCCAGTCAATCTAGCAGAGTAGAGGGGAGTCTGAGTTTGGTGTGAGTATGGAGCTGCGTATGTAGGTCAAAGGCATGTTATCGGTGTGGTAAAGAATGCTAGTAGCATTTAGTGGGCACACTGGTTTGGGGAAGTCAGTGGTGGCTCATAGCAATCCCTTACCTAAGTCAGGTCTTCCGCTCAAGTGCCCCCACAGGTAAATGATAGTGATCCTCGTtccccttacccccaccccacagtcTAGACAGGAGATCAAAGcagaccaccaccaccaaagaGTCTTCTCTGGAATCCCTCAATTTAGCTTGATAATCTATGGAAATTTTGCATTCTGCTCCTTCATATATgcgtttattcattcatttcacaaatattcattGACTATCTGGTAGGTCTTAGGCTCTGTCCTAAGTATCAGGGACATATcagtgaaaaaaacagaaacagttcATCTTATTTTAATGTAGAAGTGACATGTCACAGTACCTATTTAAGAAGAATCAAAATGTCTTCACCCAAATTTTCTCCCCAAAATGATGATCCTGGAAGATGTGCCAAGCTTATCCTGGAGAACTTCTGGAGCTAAACACGTACCCTAAGTAGGAAGCAGAGGTATGAGAAAACCTCCCCCTAGTAACCAGTTGAATACAGGTTTTCTAGAGCCCCCTCTGGCCTTTATTTCCCTGTTTAGATCAAAACTGAAATCATGGCAAAGACATTTTGCAAATACTCTCAACTGCCTTGGATCTAACACACCTTCCTGTTGAAACTTCATCCTAAAGCAATTAAGTCTCCTGCTTCCCCAACTGTGTTCTTCTCCACAAGGAATGGCCATGTGGTAGCCCTGGTTGCTCACTGACCGTCTCTGGTGTTTGGCCAACAATAGATACTGGCAGGAGATTAgatacaggaagaagaaagaagccaggggattttttcccctctgctttgAGGAGCATCTCTGTCAGGGAATTAGGAAACTTTTGGTGGGGGTGAATACATTCATTATCTTGACTGTGGTCACAGTGTTGTGGGTTGAATTATGCCTACCCCAAAGATATGgtcctaatccccagtacctatgaatgtgacctcatttggaaataggatcttgtTAGATCTTATCAACTGAAGAGAAGGTCATACTGGATTGGGGAGAGCCCTAAATGTAATGATGGGTGCCTATTCATGGAAAGAAAGGTTTGATTCAGAAGAGACACTTGGGGAAAGAGGCCATATGATGAAATGGCATCAGCTATGAGTCATGGAGCAGCAAAGATTGCTGGTGACCACCAGACACTAGGATGAAACAAGGAAGGAGTCTTCCCTAGAGCTCAGGAGAGAGCATGGTCATGGCAACATCATGACTTTAGAtatctccagaactgtgagagaataaatttctgttgttttgagccacccagcagcTGTGTGGTACTTTATTGTAGCAGGACAGGCAAACTAAAAGTGGTGTCACAAGCATATGTACCTGCTTAAGCTAACATTTTTATAACTGGCATCATACATTATATACTAGTTTATATCTGGTCAGTGCAATGGcattgagattcatccatattattcCATTTGTCACTGGTTCATTCCTTGTCATTggtgagtagtattccattgtatagctgtatcacatttggtttatccattcagttGCTATGTACATTCTCGAATGCATCTTTGTGTAGACACACTTTCACTTCTCATAGCTGTACATCTGAAGAATGGCTAGGTCATGTGGTCAGTGAATGTTTACCTTTTCAAGAAGCTGCCATGCTGCTTTCTAAAGTAGCAGTGTCATTTCATATTTCTACCAGCAATGGATGAGAGTTTCAGTTGCTCTATTCTTTCCAGGACTTGGTATTATCAGTCTttctcattttagccattctattgGGCATGACATGATgtatcattgtgtttttaatttgtgatttcctgatgattaatgatattgagcatcttctcatgtgcttattggccattagTCTATCTTCCTTTGTGCAGTATCTGAGCTATTATAAATGGgtttgtaaattttgttttccaaCTGATTGCTACTAGTATACAAAATGCAGTTGATTTTGTATATAAACATTGTATCCTGAGTCATTGCTAAATTCACTTTTTAGTTCCAATAATTGCTTTCTAGATCCAATTAAATATACCATTGGCAAGTAGGAACTGTTTTACTTGTTTCCCATGTTTagatcttttatttaatttacttgctTATTCTGCTGGCTAGAACTCCAGTGAAATGTTGACTGGAAGTGCAGGAAAtggacattctttcctttttccatatcTCAAATGATAACTTTAGGCCTTCACCCCTTTATATGAGGTTACCGATATAGTTTTCTTTAGTGCCTTTTATCTGACTGAGGAATTAACCTTTCATTCTTAGTTTGCTCAGAAAATTTATCATGAATAGcaattgaattttgtcaaatattttttcatgtctatTAAAAAAGatcatattcttttctccttagTACTATTGACAAGATGAATTACATGGATTGAATTTCAAATTGT
This portion of the Vulpes lagopus strain Blue_001 chromosome 18, ASM1834538v1, whole genome shotgun sequence genome encodes:
- the LOC121478267 gene encoding LOW QUALITY PROTEIN: ubiquitin-conjugating enzyme E2 R2-like (The sequence of the model RefSeq protein was modified relative to this genomic sequence to represent the inferred CDS: deleted 1 base in 1 codon), whose translation is MAQQQMTSSQKALMLELKSLQEEPVEGFQITLVDESDLYNWEVAIFRPPNTLYEGSYFKAHIKFPIDYPYSPPTFRFLTKMWHPNIYENGDYVCISILHLPVDDPQSGELPSERWNPTQNVRTILLNVISLLNEPNTFSPANVDASVMFRKWRDSKGKDKEYAEIIRKQVSATKAEAEKDGVKVPTTLVEYCIKTKVPSNDNSSDLLYDNLYEGDIDDEDEEEDADCYDDDDSGNEESFSAPYCPADSGQREGSKWGLVVAPQQKTYHRGWEKQTWLLLTPLMDLGLLLFMDLLMERK